CGCTGACCGTGATTTTGCGGGCCTCGTGGGCCGTGCAGGAGGCGGAACACTGGTCCTCGATGAGATCCAGTCTCTTGAGCCACAAGACCAGGCAAGATTACTTCGCTTTTTAGGCGAGCGAGAATACCGCTCAGTGGGCGATGACAAAGTTCGCTCGAGCGATGCACTCATTATTCTGTCGACCAACCGAGACCTATCCGAAATGGTTGGAAATGGTGAGTTTCGCCGTGACCTTATGGATCGTGCACCGGCGAAAATCTACATCCCATCGCTCTACGAGCGGCGCAGAGATATCGGGCAACTGGCGCAAAGCTTTGCCATGCAGGTTTCAAAAGACATGGGCATGGAAGATGAGTTCTTCGGTTTTACGAGACGCGCCCGAGCCGATATCGAAACCGCTATTATTCGTTCGAACGAAGTGAGTATTAGACGTTTACGCGAAGTGATTCGCAACGCCGTATTCTCAGCTGCCGTTGAAGAGATGCCAGAAGCGCTCGACAGCGACTGGATGCTGCCCATCCTCGAGAGAGAATTTACATTCTCCATCGCGGACCGAGATGCACAAGACCAAGACGAACTAGACCGCGAATTTGATATGTTGGTTGCTCGAACCAAGCTCAAAGAAGTCGCAGCACATCATCATGTAAGCCCGCAATCATTGAACAAATTGGTCGCGGCAGTGCACAGCCTCATTGACGATATGGATAACCCCAATCGGACGTATCGCAACATCACGGAGCGGACCCATAGGCTCTCTAAAGTCGCGTTATGGCTGGTTTCTGGGGCTGAAACCCAGGCTCAGTTCAGACGCTACTTCGGCAAACACAACTCAGAGATGCCGACCAAGAGCGTTGCACACCAGATTTATTACGAAGTGTTTCCGAAGGAGCGTAGGGGATGAACGCCGCCGCGAGCCATACGGTTGTAGAGTCAGAATTGGCTTATGACCTCTTGCAAGACCACACCGAACTGGTATTAGCTCTACTAGAGCGCCCAATGCCCAAGGGTGAAGTCATAGAGATGCTCGGGACCGAAACTCCTTTGAAGCGTCTTCTAAAGCATGGGCTTGTTTCCCAGGAAGGCAATACCATTTACGCCGTCGCCGAAGCCTACACACAGGCCCGGCAAGAAGGCATGGTAACATTTCTAGAACGATATATTCTGCCATCGCTTAGCGCGAGCCTATCCGTAGGTTCTGATGTCGACCCCGGTGGCATTGCAAATGTGTGGTCAGTTCCTCTGAAACTTTCACCGAAAGAATTAGATACTGTCCGCCCAGATAATATTGATGAATTTTTTGATGAACTTTTGAAAGCCAGTGATTTACCCGCCCAGGGAATACTGTCACGCCTAAGCGTTTTGGTTATCGGCACCTCGAGAGAGATTGATAGCGAAATTTCAAAAGAAGATGCAATTCTTAAGCAGTTAAAGTGTGCTTCCATTCAGCGCTCAACTGCCGACGAAAAGCATTTAGCGATTTTATCGCAATTTGATTGTCTAGCAGACAGCGGACGGTTTGAAGCAGCCCGAGATGTTGTGCAGAAGCTAGTCGATAACGTGGATGTTCAAAGAGCAACCACGCCCAGTGAAGCAAATTACCACCTAACCGTGGCCACCCATTGGCGATGTACCGCCGCCAGTGGACTGGATAACGAGGTGGAAGCGAGTCAGTTATGTTGAAGAAAAAAGTAGTAAATCTTATTCTCGTAATCGGTATGGGCCTAGTTCTTGGTCTCATGCCTGCCATGGCAGCCGCAGGTGGAATTATCACCCACGGTCGCATGACTTCTGAGAATGGACTTGAACAAGAAGACGATGAGCAATCAGACGATGATGGTCTCAGCGAAACTCAAATTAAGAATCAACTGTATCTACTGGTATCGATGATTCTAAATGGACATGAGAGTTTTGCCACCACAAGTGAAGATGCTGAAGATAACGGCAGCACCTTGGCAGCATCGCCTGACGATGACACCGAAGCCGGTGGATGCCAGCAGTTTCCTGTATCTTCTCTTACGAGCCTATTGGGATTCGCGTGGCTCATGAGATTACGCCGACGCCGTTAAGCTAAAATGTTAAAAAGGCTCTGATTCTTTCAGAGCCAATTTTCCCTTACCTCAAAAGTTTCATCAGGCGCTCGCACCAATTCAGCTGCGAGCTGACCTACCGTCTTGCCAAACCCCGGCACCATGAAGTCTGAAGCGATATCGACCAGAGGATCTAAGACGAAGGCTCGACGATGCATTTCACAATGAGGAATTGTGAGAGTGTCGCTGTTGACGCTTTGGTTGCCGTAAAGAATGATATCAAGATCGATGGTTCTTGATTCCCAGCGTTTGTGACGAACCCGGCCCAAGGAATTCTCAACCGATTGAATTGCACTTAAGAGTGGCACCGGCTTCAGTGAAGTTTCAACTTCAATCACGCAATTCCAGTACGCAGGTAACTCACCACTGCTGTTATCAGCCAGCAAAGCTTTTGTTTGATAAGCTCTCGAGCATTGTTTCAGGACGACTTCTTGCGAAGCCAATTGGGTGATTGCACAACGAAAGGCATCGAGGACGTCCCCAATGTTTCCACCAAGAGCAATAAAGATTCGATTCTCAGACATCGCCCATCAAAACGTCGCGCATCCCGTATTTACCCGGAGCCTTACCAACTAACCAATGCGCTGCTCGCACTGCGCCTGCTGAGAAAATAGTAGCGGAGGTAGAACGATGTGTGAGTTCAATTCGCTCGTTGTCTCCAAAAAAGAATACCGTGTGGTCACCGCTTACGTCGCCGCCGCGCATCGCCGCGTAACCAAGCTCGTCTTTGGCTCGAGGCTCCGACATACCCGAGCGCCCCACCACTTCTTGCAATTCCCCGCGGCCAGCTGCAACAGCCTCACCAAGGGAGCGTGCGGTTCCACTGGGTGCATCGCGCTTATGCTTGTGATGAATCTCAAAAATCTCAGCATCGAAGTCGGCTAAACGCTTGGAAGCAAGCTCTACAAGCTCCATCAAAACCGTGACACCCAGACTGCAGTTTGAGGTCTGTATCATGGCTACACTCGCTGATGCACTGTCCACAATACCCTGCTCTGCCGCAGACAACCCTGTAGATGCCAGTAGATAAGGAATTCTTTTCTCAACACAAATCGGCAGTGTTGAGGCACAACCTGAAGGTGCCGAGAAATCAATGACGACCTCTACATTGTGAAGAGCTTTATGAGGGTCCTCGGTGACGATGAAATCATTGATAGGCATACCTACCTGATCGCTGAGTACACTGTGCACGGTCATTTCACGGTTCGCGTTAACGGCATCGATGACCAGCTTACCCATACGACCCAGGCCACCAACGATACACACTCGAATAGGATTATCTCGTCTTTTCATCATACTTTATCCATACACCCGTATTAGGGCTGCTTCTAATTGTGCGATACCTCGGCCGATAGCGTCTGGCCGTACATCCAGCGTTGGTCGTAATGATACTGACCTTACTCCACTTGGCAATAAGATTAAATATTCTTCTAGGCATGCGCGAATAAGAGCATCACGTTCCCCAGCACTTGGTAGATCGAAAGCGCCGCGCAGCCCTCGAGAACGAGCGTTGCTCACTGCCGGAAACTTAATGGCTAGCTCCGTAAGAATGGTGTCGAGATAACGCCCCATCAAACCAGCGTGGCCCATCAACTGCTCATTCTCCATCGCATCCAGAATCGCATTACAGCGGCTCCACTGCATCTGATCCGGAACACTCTCTGAATCAGGAAGTAATTCCAGCAGCTCCTGTGCCAGCAAGACCCCGCCAAGCTCAGCAATCCCACCAAAGATAATCATATCGGGCTTTGCCCCTAAGTGCTGGCAGTCCCACCAACATCCACTGCGGCCAAAACCGGAGTCGACTTCATCAACAATCAAAAGCGCCTGAGTGCTATCGCAAAGCCGTCGAAGCGCCTGGAAGAATTCGGGTCGTAGGTAATGGTCGCCTCTGGAGCTCTGCACAGACTCCACAATCAAAGCGGCAACACATGAATCCGCGTCGCGAATGGCTTGCTCCAGTGAGCGCAAAGCTTCAGCTTCCTCTACATTGAGTTCTTGAGTCTCAGCATCATAAGCAGAGGGAAGCGACGGACAAGCCAAACCTTCTTCAAGCATCGCAGGGTGCTGAGCTGCATTACGGTTTCCAGAGAAATGGATAATTTGAGCGTTTTTTCCTCGCCACTTCGATGCCAGCCCCAATGCATAGGCTAAGGCGGTATCACCTGAGTCAAAAAGCCTTAACCCGGTAAACCCGTCGGTCATGGCACTCTGAAGCATCCGCTGACTCAGTTGGCTAAGCATCTCACTGCTGGATGGCTCAAGGGATGAGGTCGGTGCTTTGTGACGTTCAACGAGTCCACGGTGATTAAAACCTAATGCTCGCTCTCCAAAAAGCCCGGTGAGATCGAGATAATCGTCGCCAGTTTTACTCTCGCAAAACCACGCTCCCCTACTGCGGGGCAGATCGAGACAAATCTCAATGTTGGTGCCTGGAATTTTACATTCAATGGCATGGGCCGAAGGACCATCTAACTGAACAGCCATATCGGGCCCCTAACAGGCCCACCATCAGATCACAAGGCGCTAAAACGAGGCTCAGAGCCTGACGCAAACGTGCGGTAAGCGCGCCATAGAGCCAGAGCCGTCAGACCAGCAGCAACTTGGTAAGGAAGATTTTCTCCTGATAAATCAAAGAGAATACCGGCGCATAGAGGCCCTACAACTCGGGCCAGCGATTGCACGGACTGATAAGCTCCCATGGTTGCCCCTTGAGCTGAGTCTTGAGCCAAGCGAGAAACCAAACTCAACAGTGTTGGCGCTACCAAGGCCTGGCCACCTCCGGCAAGTGCGGTCGCGAAAAGAAAGAAAGGCCAAACTCCAACGGGCGTGACCGGAATCAAAACCATCGCTGCCAGCACCATCGAAATCCCGGCCTTGAGAAGCGTCGCTTCTGAAAAAATCATCACCAGACGACGTAATAACAGCCCTTGAACCAAGGCCAATACAACACCAATGAACGTAAACACGCGGCCGGCATAGAGCGTCGTCTGGGTTGGATTAAGTTCAAAACGCCGCTCGATAAATAAAACGTAAGCCATCTCAAGCATGGAAAATGCGACCACTTGCACAAATGCGATGGTCAGAATTTTTTCAAAAAGTGGATTGCGGCGCATGACCTTCAGACTCGCCCAGAAACCGGTTCGTATCCGGGAGTCCTGCTTTGGAGCGGTCTCCGGTAACACGATAACGGCGGCCAGAAAGTTGACCGTTGCCAGTAAAGCCGCGCCCCAAAACGGAGCAGCTATTCCAAGCACACTAAGTTCACCGCCAATAATAGGCCCCAACACAAAACCGATACCGCGAGCCGCTCCAAGCATCCCCATGCCAACAGAGCGTTCCTCGCCATCTGTCATGTCGGCTATATAAGCCGCAGCCACTGCAACATTAGAAGTGAGGATTCCCGAGAGCACTCGAGCCACCAAAAGCCAAGCGTAACTTCCAGCCATAGCAGCAAGGGCCAAAGAGACCGCATTACCGCCGATTGAAATCATTAAAACGGGTTTACGCCCCCATTTATCAGAGAGTCTTCCCCACCATGGTGAGACCAGCATCTGCATCAGGGAATACGAGAGAAATAAAATCCCAATTTGCACACCGCCTGCACCGAAGTCTTCGGCGTAGCGAGTGAGTAAGGGCAGGATAAGTCCAAAGCCTATAAAATCGACACATACGGTGAGGAAAACAACGAACTTGCGAGCACTCGGAGAAGCTACCACTAGACACCCCGCTGGCGTGGGTCCCAAATATACTTATGCATTTGCAGCTGCATACGCACCGCTAGGTTGTCTTCGACAATCCATTCCACCAGCGTTTCAGGTCTAAGCTTCTCAAAAACGGTACCCATGAGAAGCTCACATCGTCCCGCCAAGCGATGCTCTTGAATCGCATTGCGGGCCCATTCATAATCTTCTCGGCTCTGGAGCACAAACTTCACCTCATCGTGAGGCGCTAACTTTTCCACATTGCTCCAATCATTGGCTCCAACCTCACCACTTCCTGGTGCCTTGAAATCAACAATCTTTACTACCCGAGAATCAACCTGACCAATATCCAACGAACCACTCGTTTCCAGAAGCACTTGAAAGCCTGCATCTAAAAACTTCGTCATCAGCGGTAAGACTGCCGGTTGTAAAAGAGGCTCTCCACCGGTGACCTCCACCAAGCGCGGTCCCATTTCGGACACCTGGTTAAAGACTGCATCGATTTCCATAACGTTGCCCTTACCGAAGGCATGGGCCGTATCGCACCAGGTACAACGCAAGTTGCAGGCCGTGGTCCGAATAAAAGTGCATGGTAACCCTGCGAAAGTGGATTCACCTTGGATCGACGCGTAAATCTCATGAATCATGAGTTTGTCGACCTTGAGGTCTTGTAAGGGCCTAAGCCGTTTTTCCATACTCACGGGCATCGGTTTTCGATTCCTTGAACAATGCAGAATAAGAAGATCGAAAGCCTCCTAATGGATGGCACCTTCGTTGACAAGACCTCAATCACGCCATGAGAATCGTCAGAGGGCCGTTCTAAGAGTGCGATCATGAAAAATAAACGATTTATAGCACTTGCCGGCAACATTGGTTGCGGTAAGACCACAGCCGCCAAGCTCATCAGCCGTCATTTTGGATTCGAACTCTTTGACGAGCCAGTCATCGATAACCGGTTTTTAGTGCCATATTATGCAGATATGGCCCGGTGGTCGTTTACTCTGCAGCTCGAGTTCCTAATCAAAAGAATCACTCACCACGAGCTGATTGATACTGTGGCAAAAAGCTGTATCCAAGATCGTACCCTCATTGAGGACCCTGAAATCTTCGCCAAATACCTCCACGGCTTGGGTCACATGACCGACGACGAATTGGAGCTTTACTTTGAATACTTTGAACGACTCAACCGCGGCGTGAGACAACCCGATAAAGTCATTTGTTTTCAATGCAAAGACGTCAGCATTCTTCTCGACCGAATTAAAACGCGTGGTCGCCAAGAGGAACAAAGTATCAAGTCTGGATTCCTCGAAGGCCTCAACGGCTATTACACAGCGTTTCCAAGCAGCGTTCGAACAAAGCATAAAATCGACGTCATGACTTGGGATGTAAGTAAGTGGAATATCCACGACCCCGTACAAGCCGATGCTTTCCTCAAGGAATGTGAAGGTTTCTTCGAAGCCTAAAGTACGGTTTGCGTCGCCAAAATCGCTTTACGGGCCAGCCCGCTAAGGGGTGCTTCTAACGGTAAGCGGTAACGTTTACCTGACGAAGCTCGAGAGCGAGGCAATTTGCCAAGTGAATAAATCACGGCCTCAACATTTCGATGCGTCAAAATATGTCGAACGGTCATCAATGGTTCAGAAGTATCCACGGAGACCTTATTAGCTAAGTCAGCCATTGCTTCTTCCATCGTATCACCTTGGCCGCTTGGCAACTCCCAAAGACCAGACCAAAGACCATCGAGCCCTCGCTGCTCAAGCCAAAGGCCACTTTTATTTTCATGCCAGGCAAAGGCTATAAAGAGTGATTTTCTTTTAGCACTTGGCCGAGGTGCTGGGTACGCCTCCGGCGCCCCCTCTTCATACGCTCCACAATCTCGCTGCACACAACACTCACCGCACCGGGGAGCCACAGGCTTGCAAACCGTTGCACCCTGCTCCATCAACGCTTGGTTAAAATCCCCAGGTTGCTTACCCTTCACCATCTCCGTGGTGGTTGCCCAAAGCGTTTTCTTGAGCGTTTTATCTTCCTTGTCACCTGGTAAAACAAAGTAGCGGGCGAGAAAGCGAACCACGTTCCCGTCCACCAGTGGCGCCTCTTCTCCAAATGCAATGGAGGCGATTGCTCCAGCTGTGTACCGACCTATGCCCGGAATCGCTTCAAGCTCACTTGCCGTAGACGGGATAACTCCACCGAGATTCTCCATCACATAGCAGGCCCCACGGCGAAGATTTCGAGCCCGCCGATAATAACCGAGGCCGGCCCAGGCTTCACAAACCGATTCCTCGGAAGCTGCCGCTAAATCTTCAACACTTGGAAACTCATCCAAAAACTGATGGTAGCGCGGCAAAACCGTTTTAACCTGAGTTTGTTGAAGCATTATTTCGCTGACCCAGATCGAATAAGGGTCAGATGTGTGCCGCCAAGGCAGATCACGCTTGTTCGCTTGGTAAAAAGCCAATAATCGGCTTCTAAAACTCTTTGGTATTTTCGGTTGTTCAAGCATGACTAGGTTGTCTTTACACCCATTTGAAACATTCGACCAGCAGGTAAAGACTGCCGGGCGAAGCCAAGTACTTATTCGGTTAAGTTACCGCGGCGCCCCATTTTACGGTGTTCCGCCCCAGCCGGGGCTGCCAAGTGTTACCGGCGCACTGCAAGAGCAAATGACAAGAACCTTCGGGCAACCTCTTAAGGCTCTTACATTTACAGCCAGAACCGATAAGGGTGTAGACGCCGACGTAAACTTTGCAACTGGCTGGCTCAAAACTGGACCGTCCATTCCCTCCACCGGTCTGCGAATTGAATCGTCCCAAGGCGGCCTCGGTGAGCTCGAAATCGCTCCCGTCCCGCAGGATGTTTTCGCCCGAACAATAAGTCTCTCCAAAACATATACCTATCGCTTCAGAGATAATTTTCTCGCGGGCTCAAGAGAGGGTGTGGCCTATTGGGATATACATCCCAAACTTGATATCGAGCTGATGCAAGAAGCCGCACAACACATTACCGGCAACCACAACTTCGAAAGCTTTCAGGTCCGGCCCGGAAAAAAGCCGACCAATACTAACTGCACCGTACTTTCTGGCTGCATCAAGCGCTGCGATACCGCTGAAGGATCTCAAATCATTTTCCAGGTCTGCGGTGAGAGCTTTTTAAGAAGAATGGTGAGAACACTGGCGGGAACGTTGGCTGAAATTGGCTGCGGGCTTATGCCGCCGTCGGCGATGAAAGAGTTACTCGAAAATCCAAACCCTATGTGGATAGGTCCTACTGCTCCTGCCCGTGGACTCAAACTGACACACATCGAGCTCAAAAAAAATCTACTCCATCTTTTTGATTAAAGAGGCCCGCTGTCGGCGCCTTGAAGAAACTGCTTCACCACCGGCACCTCACTTACCGAAATAGCCTCCACCGTCCCATCAAATACAACACAGCCCTCATGCAGCATAATCACCCGTTCGCAAACCGGGAATAAAACGGCTAAGTCGTTACTAACGATTAAAGTGGGTGCCTTAAGCCGACTTGATTGCTTTACAATCAGCTCTAAAGTTAGTTCTGAAGTGAGCGGGTCAAGACCAGCGGTTGGTTCGTCAAATAAACCTATCTTCGGTTCGGCAATGGTAGCCCGTGCAATTCCAACTCTCTTACGCATCCCACCGGAGATATCTCCAGGGAATTTTTTGGATGCATCTTTGAGCCCCACATCATCCAGACGCTTTAAAACTCGCTCTTGGATTTCAGTCTCGTCAACGGCACGCCTTCTCAGCGGAAACGCTACATTCTCAAAAACAGACATCGAATCAAAAAGAGCATCGTTTTGAAAAGCCATCCCGACGTTGCGCTGCCAATCTGAAAGGCCGCTTTCATCGGCATAGTTTAGCGTTTCACCATGGGAGCGAATTGAACCTGCCGTTGGTTCAATCAAACCAGCAACGACCTTTAACAAAACCGACTTTCCAGACTCCGGGGGGCCTATGAGACCGCACCGTTCGCCCGGTTGTAATTCGAATGAAATATCCGATAACGCCGGCGCAGCGGTGGAACCTAAGCAAAGTTGCTCTACACTGATCATCGTTTGATAACCGACTGAGCCTGACGGACCCATCGTGACTCGGGGTATTTTTTCAAAAATATTTCAAGTTCTTTAATTTGCCGCGTTCCTTCAGCCAGAAGCGCCGACAGGTAGGCTGCATCGTCGCAAAGACGAGACTCCGGAGCTTTCGTAATCAAATCGAGATAAGCTTGACGGGCTTCGGGCCGCTTACCCATCGAGCTTAATATTTTCCCACGCATCATCATCGCTTCGTCAAAGAAGATACTTTCATAAGAGCCTATAAAAAATGAAGATTCTCGCCGCAGGATAAATAGCTCTAAAACGCTTAATGATTTTTCTGGGTTTCCCGCCAAGCGGTAGGCGTCAGCTCTTACAATAGCAACGTCGTCCCACCAAACACTTTGGTCGAGGGCTGGCCACACACTCTCGAAAACACGCAATGCTTCTTGGGGTTTATCGAGTTCTAAATAAGCCTTTGCCCGCTCGAGTGCCACAATGGCTACGACCTGCGTACTATTATTATCAGGAGAGCATCGAGCAACCTTCTCTTGATAAGTTCTCTGGTCCCAGCCTTGCCACGCTTTCATTCTCTCGCCAGCCGGCAGACTGCTCCAGTACCCTTTCAGGTAATTGATTGCCTTAAGTCCAGCAGGCGTTCCCGGACACTCTAAACTCAGCCTCATAAAACCCAAGAGGCGACGCTCTAGAGGCTGCTCTGCGTAAAAACGGTAAAGTGCGAGAGCATAGAGATCAGCCCTTACTGGTGATTGAAGATTTGACTCAAGTTCCTTTGCATACTGCTCATAACAGAGCCGGGCCGCTGGAGAGTCAGTTCCACTTTCAAGTGCCACCAATTCACATCGCATGAGTCCTGCTTGAGCACGTTCCGTTGATGTACCATTTTGATAGATCTTATCGAGGCTATGACGTGCGGATGCAGTGTCTCCATTACGGAGATGCTCATCGATGATTGGAAATTCTTTGGAATACTTCGAAACAAGAGCGGGGGCGCATGACGCCTGAAGTAAAATCAACACGCTGAGTGCAGTGACGATGGGCCTCAAGGACCCAATGCCTCGAATGTTAAATTGCAGGAGTTGCCTCTAGCAGGTCTGCGTAGAGTGGATACTTTGCGGTGAGTTCTTTAACCTTGCCGCGCACAGCCTCAAGGTGTTCATCATTTTCCGGATGTAAAAGCGCTTCACCGATGAGCTCACCAATACGTGCCATCGCTTCTTCTTTCATCCCGCGTGATGTTACCGCTGGTGTGCCAACGCGGATACCGCTTGTCACGAATGGCTTCTCTGGATCGAAAGGAATCTTGTTTTTGTTAACTGTAATCCCAGCCTTATCCAGCGCCTTCTCAGCAACCTTGCCCGTCATAGACTTAGGACGAAGGTCTACAAGCATTACGTGGTTGTCGGTGCCACCTGAAACCAGGCGAAAACCCTGAGCAACCAGCGCTTCACCGAGAGCTTTTGCATTCTTGCAAATTTGCTCTTGGTACTCTTTGTAGTCGGGCTTCATCGCTTCTTTGAAAGCAACTGCTTTAGCCGCAATCACGTGCATCAACGGTCCACCTTGGATTCGGGGACACACTGCACTGTTGAGCTGCTTCGCATACTCTTCTTTAGCCAGAATGATACCGCCACGAGGACCCCGCAGAGTCTTGTGAGTTGTACTGGTCACATAGTCAGCGTAGGGCACTGGACTTGGGTGCACACCGGCAGCAACAAGGCCTGCGATATGAGCCATGTCGACCATAAATTTCGCGCCCACTTCTTTAGCGATGGCACTGAACTTTTCGAAATCTAATACACGTGAATAAGCACTTGCACCGGCAATAATCATTTTGGGCTTGTGCTCAAGCGCCAACGAACGAATCTCATCATAGTCGAGCTGTTCGTTGTCTTCTCGAACGCCGTACGGAATGAAATTGTAAAGACGTCCAGAAAAGTTTACGGGTGAGCCGTGTGTGAGGTGTCCACCGGCATCAAGATCCATTGCCAAAACAGTGTCACCTGGTTGGAGCGCCGACATGAACACCGCCATGTTGGCTTGCGAGCCAGAGTGCGGCTGAACATTTGCGTACTCCGCGCCGAAGAGCTCTCTCGCTCGGTCTTCAGCCAACCGTTCTGCAACATCGACCATTTCACAGCCGCCATAGTAACGGCGCCCCGGCATACCTTCGGCATACTTGTTTGTGAGTACTGTGCCTGCGGTTTCCAGGACCGCGCGGCTTACAAAGTTTTCACTGGCGATAAGCTCAATACCTTCGGCTTGCCGTACCAACTCGTTGCGTACGGAGGTATAAATTTCAGGATCTTCGGTTAATAGATGACTAAGCGGGTTCATCATGACTCCAGTTCAGTAACGAGATCGACGCGGCGCTGATGGCGGCCACCTTCAAATTGCGTATTGACGAATGCGTCAACAATATCAAGTGCCGTGCCTGAGCCGAGCACACGCTCTCCCAAACACAAGACATTCGCATTATTATGAGCCCGGGTCATGCGACCCATGTAGGCGTTGAAACAAAGTGCAGCACGGATGCCATTTACTTTATTGGCTGCCATCGACATGCCGATACCCGAACCACAAACCAGAATGCCCAGTTCGGCAGTCTCACTCGTAATCGATGAGGTCACCTCTTTGGCAAAATTGGGGTAATCCACAGAATCGGACGTATGGGTCCCACAGTCTTGAACCTCGTGACCATTCGTTTTCAAATGGTCGACAATGAGATTCTTAAGCAGGTAGCCACCGTGATCAGCGCCAATTGTAATTTTCACTTTGATCCTCAAGTCTGATTGGTCAGAATATATTCGACAGCATTTCCAAATGTGCGAATGTTTTCTGCTTCATCGTCAGGGATGTCAAAGCCAAACTCTTCTTCAAGGTTCATGACAAGCTCTACGATGTCGAGCGAATCAGCACCCAGATCATCAACAAATGAGCGTTCGGCTTTGACAACTTCTGCCTCTACGCCAAGTTGTTTCACAACAATGTCTTTCACTCGGGCTTCGATTTCTTTACGTTCGAGCATTTTCAATTTCCTCAGATACCGTTTGGATTCAGGCTGATCTTCTAAAGCATCGCTTTACAAGGTTCAAGCTGAGCTTTTCCTGCCTTAGAAGCGTCACAAATTCAAGCCAATCTTTGAAGTCCGACCGTCACAAGTACGTGGCAAAGGATCCTTCAACATATTTTCGCCGTTACAAATTCAACAAATGGCAATAATCACTCATGATTTTCGGAAATTTGGGCAAAAAAAAGGGTTGGTGAAACACCAACCCTTTTCAATGCATTTTAGATGCGAGGGATTAGAATCCCATGCCGCCCATTCCGCCAGGAGCTTCAGGCATTGAAGGACCAGCGTCCTTCTTTGGCTTCTCAGCTACCATGCAGTCAGTAGTCAGCATCAAAGATGCAACAGATGCTGCATTCTGAAGTGAAGTACGAACCACTTTAGTTGGGTCGATAACGCCGTCCTTGATGAGGTCAACGTATTGCTCAGTTTGAGCGTTAAAACCGTTTGCGCCTTTGGACTTACGCACGTTCTCGAGAACGATAGATGCGTCTACACCACAGTTGCTTACGATTTGGCGAAGAGGCTCTTCGATAGCGCGCTTGATGAGGTTAACACCAAACTGCTGATCGCCTTCAAGCTCAAGCTTGTTGAGGCTTGGAAGAGCGCGAAGAAGAGCTACACCACCGCCAGGTACGATACCTTCTTCGATGGCTGCGCGTGTTGCATGCAATGCATCTTCAACACGAGCTTTCTTTTCTTTCATTTCTGCTTCAGTAG
The DNA window shown above is from Deltaproteobacteria bacterium and carries:
- a CDS encoding aminotransferase class III-fold pyridoxal phosphate-dependent enzyme, coding for MAVQLDGPSAHAIECKIPGTNIEICLDLPRSRGAWFCESKTGDDYLDLTGLFGERALGFNHRGLVERHKAPTSSLEPSSSEMLSQLSQRMLQSAMTDGFTGLRLFDSGDTALAYALGLASKWRGKNAQIIHFSGNRNAAQHPAMLEEGLACPSLPSAYDAETQELNVEEAEALRSLEQAIRDADSCVAALIVESVQSSRGDHYLRPEFFQALRRLCDSTQALLIVDEVDSGFGRSGCWWDCQHLGAKPDMIIFGGIAELGGVLLAQELLELLPDSESVPDQMQWSRCNAILDAMENEQLMGHAGLMGRYLDTILTELAIKFPAVSNARSRGLRGAFDLPSAGERDALIRACLEEYLILLPSGVRSVSLRPTLDVRPDAIGRGIAQLEAALIRVYG
- a CDS encoding radical SAM protein; the protein is MPVSMEKRLRPLQDLKVDKLMIHEIYASIQGESTFAGLPCTFIRTTACNLRCTWCDTAHAFGKGNVMEIDAVFNQVSEMGPRLVEVTGGEPLLQPAVLPLMTKFLDAGFQVLLETSGSLDIGQVDSRVVKIVDFKAPGSGEVGANDWSNVEKLAPHDEVKFVLQSREDYEWARNAIQEHRLAGRCELLMGTVFEKLRPETLVEWIVEDNLAVRMQLQMHKYIWDPRQRGV
- a CDS encoding 4-hydroxy-tetrahydrodipicolinate reductase, with the protein product MMKRRDNPIRVCIVGGLGRMGKLVIDAVNANREMTVHSVLSDQVGMPINDFIVTEDPHKALHNVEVVIDFSAPSGCASTLPICVEKRIPYLLASTGLSAAEQGIVDSASASVAMIQTSNCSLGVTVLMELVELASKRLADFDAEIFEIHHKHKRDAPSGTARSLGEAVAAGRGELQEVVGRSGMSEPRAKDELGYAAMRGGDVSGDHTVFFFGDNERIELTHRSTSATIFSAGAVRAAHWLVGKAPGKYGMRDVLMGDV
- a CDS encoding MFS transporter, which encodes MVASPSARKFVVFLTVCVDFIGFGLILPLLTRYAEDFGAGGVQIGILFLSYSLMQMLVSPWWGRLSDKWGRKPVLMISIGGNAVSLALAAMAGSYAWLLVARVLSGILTSNVAVAAAYIADMTDGEERSVGMGMLGAARGIGFVLGPIIGGELSVLGIAAPFWGAALLATVNFLAAVIVLPETAPKQDSRIRTGFWASLKVMRRNPLFEKILTIAFVQVVAFSMLEMAYVLFIERRFELNPTQTTLYAGRVFTFIGVVLALVQGLLLRRLVMIFSEATLLKAGISMVLAAMVLIPVTPVGVWPFFLFATALAGGGQALVAPTLLSLVSRLAQDSAQGATMGAYQSVQSLARVVGPLCAGILFDLSGENLPYQVAAGLTALALWRAYRTFASGSEPRFSAL
- the folK gene encoding 2-amino-4-hydroxy-6-hydroxymethyldihydropteridine diphosphokinase; translated protein: MSENRIFIALGGNIGDVLDAFRCAITQLASQEVVLKQCSRAYQTKALLADNSSGELPAYWNCVIEVETSLKPVPLLSAIQSVENSLGRVRHKRWESRTIDLDIILYGNQSVNSDTLTIPHCEMHRRAFVLDPLVDIASDFMVPGFGKTVGQLAAELVRAPDETFEVRENWL
- a CDS encoding sigma 54-interacting transcriptional regulator, which codes for MTKQKTLPKFAHVIDEVCGTLGVVGDDLLAHLQREIPSKILFRRAQDVVLLSGHTGTGKEVVASTCHHVAKKGLGRTGELVEVNCANLGGGVFESQLFGYKKGAFTGADRDFAGLVGRAGGGTLVLDEIQSLEPQDQARLLRFLGEREYRSVGDDKVRSSDALIILSTNRDLSEMVGNGEFRRDLMDRAPAKIYIPSLYERRRDIGQLAQSFAMQVSKDMGMEDEFFGFTRRARADIETAIIRSNEVSIRRLREVIRNAVFSAAVEEMPEALDSDWMLPILEREFTFSIADRDAQDQDELDREFDMLVARTKLKEVAAHHHVSPQSLNKLVAAVHSLIDDMDNPNRTYRNITERTHRLSKVALWLVSGAETQAQFRRYFGKHNSEMPTKSVAHQIYYEVFPKERRG